One segment of Rhizobium leguminosarum DNA contains the following:
- a CDS encoding carbohydrate ABC transporter permease produces the protein MSNKYKPAGSLSWLVPTIYIIFLILPIYWLVNMSFKENSEITGAFSLWPTNPTLRNYTVIFTDPSWYNGYINSIIYVVMNTVISVAAALPAAYAFSRYRFLGDKHLFFWLLTNRMAPPAVFALPFFQLYSAFGLIDTHIAVALAHCLFNVPLAVWILEGFMSGVPKEIDETAYIDGYSFPRFFIKIFIPLIASGVGVAGFFCFMFSWVELLLARTLTTTAAKPISAIMTRTVSASGMDWGVLAAAGVLTIIPGALVIYFVRNYIAKGFALGRV, from the coding sequence ATGAGCAACAAATACAAACCTGCAGGCAGCCTCTCCTGGCTCGTTCCGACTATCTATATCATCTTCCTGATCCTGCCGATCTACTGGCTCGTCAATATGAGCTTCAAGGAGAATTCGGAGATCACCGGCGCCTTCTCGCTCTGGCCGACGAACCCGACGCTGCGTAACTACACAGTCATCTTTACCGACCCGTCCTGGTATAATGGCTATATCAACTCGATCATCTATGTGGTGATGAACACGGTGATCTCGGTCGCGGCGGCGCTGCCGGCAGCCTATGCCTTCTCGCGCTACCGCTTCCTCGGCGACAAACACCTGTTCTTCTGGCTGCTGACCAACCGCATGGCGCCGCCGGCGGTCTTCGCGCTGCCGTTCTTCCAGCTCTATTCGGCCTTCGGCCTGATCGACACCCACATTGCCGTGGCGCTCGCCCATTGCCTGTTCAACGTGCCGCTCGCCGTCTGGATCCTCGAAGGTTTCATGTCCGGTGTGCCGAAGGAGATCGACGAAACCGCCTATATCGACGGTTATTCCTTCCCGCGTTTCTTCATCAAGATCTTCATTCCGCTGATCGCCAGCGGCGTCGGTGTCGCGGGCTTCTTCTGCTTCATGTTCTCGTGGGTCGAGCTGCTGCTTGCCCGCACGCTGACGACGACGGCGGCAAAGCCGATCTCGGCGATCATGACGCGAACGGTCTCTGCCTCGGGCATGGACTGGGGCGTGCTGGCAGCGGCCGGCGTGCTCACCATCATTCCGGGCGCACTCGTCATCTATTTCGTCCGCAACTACATCGCCAAGGGCTTCGCGCTCGGGCGCGTTTGA
- the glpD gene encoding glycerol-3-phosphate dehydrogenase, with product MGRNIHDIFVIGGGINGCGIARDAVGRGYTVALAEMNDFASGTSSGATKLIHGGLRYLEHYEFRLVRESLMEREILWAMAPHIIWPLRFVLPYHKGGIRPAWLIRLGLFLYDHLGGRKLLPPTSVLDMRSDPAGKPLKALFSKAFEYSDGWVDDARMVVLNARDAADKGALIMPRTKVVSARRENGLWQIETTDTVSGRIDSHQARMLVNAAGPWVDHVIRSAFGQNEAHHVRLVQGSHIVVKKKFDDVRAYFFQNPDNRIIFAIPYEGDFTLIGTTDHDYTADPRDVRISEEETVYLCNAASEYFKEPVRPEDIVWTYSAVRPLYDDGASKAQEATRDYVLKLEGEGDAAPLLNVFGGKLTTYRRLSEHALEKIGAAIGAKGAPWTAKSHLPGGDFPVRGYEAQVDKLRRRYSFLAEPLARRLVRRYGTKAELLLGNASRIDDLGRLFGGDLYEAEVSYLVEQEWARHAEDVLWRRTKDGLRLSKEQAQSLEEYMAAMPAMAG from the coding sequence TTGGGCCGAAATATTCACGACATATTCGTCATCGGTGGCGGCATCAACGGTTGCGGCATTGCACGCGATGCCGTCGGGCGCGGCTATACGGTGGCGCTGGCGGAGATGAACGATTTCGCCTCGGGTACCTCGTCGGGCGCCACCAAACTGATCCATGGCGGCCTGCGTTACCTCGAGCATTACGAGTTCCGCCTGGTGCGCGAATCGCTGATGGAGCGCGAGATCCTCTGGGCGATGGCGCCGCACATTATCTGGCCGCTGCGCTTCGTGCTGCCCTACCACAAGGGCGGCATCCGCCCGGCCTGGCTGATCCGGCTCGGCCTCTTCCTCTACGACCATCTTGGCGGCCGCAAGCTGTTGCCGCCGACATCGGTGCTCGACATGCGCAGCGATCCGGCCGGCAAGCCGCTGAAGGCGCTGTTTTCCAAGGCCTTCGAATATTCCGACGGCTGGGTCGACGATGCCCGCATGGTGGTGTTGAACGCCCGCGATGCCGCCGACAAGGGTGCGCTGATCATGCCGCGCACCAAGGTGGTGTCGGCAAGGCGCGAGAATGGCCTGTGGCAGATCGAGACCACCGATACCGTCTCTGGTCGCATTGACAGCCACCAGGCCCGCATGCTGGTCAACGCCGCCGGTCCCTGGGTCGACCATGTCATTCGTTCCGCCTTCGGCCAGAACGAAGCCCACCATGTCCGCCTCGTCCAGGGCAGCCATATCGTCGTGAAGAAGAAATTCGACGACGTGAGAGCCTATTTCTTCCAGAATCCTGACAACCGCATCATCTTCGCCATCCCCTATGAGGGCGACTTCACCCTGATCGGCACCACGGATCACGACTACACCGCCGATCCCCGGGATGTCCGGATCTCCGAGGAGGAGACCGTCTACCTCTGCAATGCGGCGTCGGAATATTTCAAGGAGCCGGTCAGGCCGGAGGATATCGTCTGGACCTATTCGGCCGTCAGGCCGCTTTATGACGACGGCGCCTCGAAGGCGCAGGAGGCGACGCGCGACTATGTGCTGAAGCTGGAAGGTGAAGGTGACGCCGCGCCGCTGCTCAACGTCTTCGGGGGCAAGCTCACCACCTATCGCCGGCTTTCCGAACATGCGCTGGAGAAGATCGGTGCTGCGATCGGCGCCAAGGGCGCCCCGTGGACCGCCAAAAGCCATCTGCCGGGCGGCGACTTCCCGGTCCGCGGTTACGAGGCACAGGTTGACAAGCTGAGGCGGCGTTATTCGTTCCTCGCCGAACCGCTTGCCCGCCGCCTGGTGCGCCGCTACGGCACCAAGGCGGAGCTGTTGCTTGGCAATGCCAGCCGCATCGACGATCTCGGGCGGCTTTTCGGCGGCGATCTCTACGAGGCAGAGGTCAGCTATCTCGTCGAACAGGAATGGGCCCGGCACGCCGAAGACGTGCTGTGGAGGAGAACAAAGGATGGTCTGCGCCTTTCGAAGGAGCAGGCCCAGTCACTGGAGGAGTACATGGCTGCCATGCCGGCGATGGCCGGGTAG
- a CDS encoding carbohydrate ABC transporter permease, whose protein sequence is MQKTWNNKAWFLVLPVLLLVAFSAVIPLMTVVNYSVQDTFGNNEFFWAGTDWFVQTLHSDRFWESLQRNLLFSFIILALEIPLGIFIALNMPKSGPGVPVCLVLMALPLLIPWNVVGTIWQVFGRVDIGLLGHTLEAIGLDYNYVRDPIDAWVTVIVMDVWHWTSLVVLLCYAGLVSIPDAYYQAAKIDGASRWSVFRYIQLPKMKRVLLIAVLLRFMDSFMIYTEPFVVTGGGPGNSTTFLSIDLVKTAVGQFDLGPAAAMSIIYFLIILLLSWVFYTVMTSSDAS, encoded by the coding sequence ATGCAGAAGACGTGGAATAACAAAGCCTGGTTTCTGGTCTTGCCGGTGCTGCTGCTCGTGGCGTTTTCGGCCGTCATCCCGCTGATGACCGTCGTCAATTATTCAGTGCAGGATACGTTCGGAAACAACGAGTTCTTCTGGGCCGGTACCGACTGGTTCGTCCAGACCCTGCATTCCGACCGCTTCTGGGAATCGCTCCAGCGAAATCTGCTTTTCTCCTTCATCATTCTGGCGCTGGAGATTCCGCTTGGCATCTTCATCGCGCTCAACATGCCGAAATCAGGACCGGGCGTTCCCGTCTGCCTGGTGCTGATGGCGCTGCCGTTGCTCATTCCGTGGAACGTCGTCGGCACCATCTGGCAGGTCTTCGGGCGCGTCGATATCGGCTTGCTCGGCCACACGCTCGAAGCGATCGGCCTCGACTATAATTATGTCCGCGATCCCATCGATGCCTGGGTGACCGTTATCGTCATGGATGTCTGGCACTGGACAAGCCTCGTCGTGCTGCTTTGCTATGCCGGCCTGGTCTCGATCCCGGACGCCTATTACCAGGCCGCCAAGATCGACGGCGCCTCGCGCTGGTCCGTCTTCCGCTACATCCAGCTGCCGAAGATGAAGCGGGTGCTGCTGATCGCCGTGCTCCTGCGCTTCATGGACAGTTTCATGATCTATACCGAACCTTTCGTGGTCACCGGCGGCGGGCCCGGCAACTCGACGACCTTCCTCTCCATCGACCTCGTGAAGACGGCCGTCGGCCAATTCGATCTTGGTCCGGCGGCGGCAATGTCGATCATCTACTTCCTCATCATCCTGCTGCTATCATGGGTGTTCTACACCGTGATGACCAGCAGCGACGCGAGCTAA
- a CDS encoding ABC transporter ATP-binding protein, translated as MLELRNAAKMVGADYHIYPTDLVLERGTLNVLLGPTLAGKTSLMRLMAGLDRPTGGSIHFGGIDVTGMPVQKRNVAMVYQQFINYPALTVYDNIASPMRISGKDAATIDSEVRKAAELLKLTPYLDRTPLNLSGGQQQRTALARALVKNASLVLMDEPLANLDYKLREELREELPKIFAQSGAIFVYATTEPSEALLLGGNTATLNQGRVTQFGPTIEVYRRPVDLATAGIFADPPLNALDVTKSGNVFTRPSGVTISVPSHLAIVPDGPVTIAFHPHHLGLAPQTGDAARLQARTLVSEITGSESFVHLEYDGVRWVMLAHGIHDIDPDMEVEAFLDTRHLMAFGSDGRAIAAAGRATAAAGKA; from the coding sequence ATGCTGGAACTGCGAAACGCCGCCAAGATGGTGGGCGCGGACTATCATATCTATCCGACCGATCTGGTTCTCGAGCGGGGCACGCTGAACGTCCTGCTCGGGCCGACGCTCGCGGGTAAGACCTCTCTGATGCGGCTGATGGCGGGGCTTGACCGGCCGACCGGCGGCTCCATCCATTTCGGCGGCATTGACGTCACCGGCATGCCGGTGCAGAAGCGCAACGTCGCCATGGTCTACCAGCAGTTCATCAACTATCCGGCGCTGACCGTCTACGACAACATCGCCTCGCCGATGCGCATATCAGGCAAGGATGCCGCCACGATCGACAGTGAGGTGCGCAAGGCGGCCGAGCTGTTGAAGCTCACGCCCTATCTCGACCGCACCCCGCTCAATCTGTCCGGCGGCCAGCAGCAGCGCACCGCGCTTGCGCGCGCGCTCGTCAAGAATGCCAGTCTCGTGCTGATGGACGAGCCGCTCGCCAATCTCGATTACAAGCTGCGCGAGGAACTGCGCGAGGAACTGCCGAAGATCTTTGCCCAATCCGGCGCGATCTTCGTCTATGCCACAACCGAGCCTTCCGAGGCGCTGCTGCTTGGCGGCAATACGGCAACGCTGAACCAGGGCCGTGTGACCCAGTTCGGGCCGACGATCGAGGTGTATCGCCGACCCGTCGATCTCGCTACCGCCGGCATTTTCGCCGATCCGCCGCTGAACGCCCTCGACGTCACGAAATCCGGCAATGTCTTCACGCGCCCGAGCGGGGTGACGATCTCGGTTCCCTCGCATCTCGCCATCGTGCCGGATGGTCCCGTCACCATCGCCTTTCACCCGCATCATCTCGGCCTTGCGCCGCAGACCGGCGACGCGGCCCGACTGCAGGCGCGCACGCTGGTTTCCGAAATCACCGGCTCGGAGAGCTTCGTTCACCTGGAATATGACGGTGTGCGCTGGGTGATGCTGGCGCACGGCATTCACGACATCGATCCCGACATGGAGGTCGAAGCTTTTCTCGACACCCGCCACTTGATGGCCTTCGGCAGCGACGGCCGCGCCATCGCTGCGGCCGGCCGCGCTACCGCAGCAGCTGGAAAGGCATAG
- the glpK gene encoding glycerol kinase GlpK, producing the protein MSGYILSIDQGTTSSRAIIFDGDMKMAGSAQAEITQYYPQPGWVEHDAAEIWQSVVDTVRKAIIDAGIDAADITAIGITNQRETAVVWDRRSGTPLHRAIVWQDRRTAEMCESLKADGYEKLFSAKTGLLLDPYFSGTKLRWLLDNVDGLREKAEAGDVCFGTIDSWLIYNLTDGRVHATDATNASRTLLYNIDDGAWDEELLGILRIPSAMLPEVRECADDFGRVDKALFGAELPILGVAGDQQAAAMGNACFEPGMMKSTYGTGCFALLNTGRDRVSSSNRMLTTIACRLDGETTYALEGSIFIAGAAVQWLRDGLGIIGQASEAGVLAAKADPGQQVYIVPAFTGLGAPYWDPAARGAIFGLTRNSGPAEFARAVLESVAYQTLDLLVAMKKDWGANQLETVLRVDGGMADSDWTMQCLADMTGNPVDRSAIRETTALGAAWLAGSKAGIWPGKRDFAKAWACDRRFSPSMDETERQGKIIGWKNAVTRMISDASAG; encoded by the coding sequence ATGAGCGGCTATATTCTTTCAATCGACCAGGGCACGACATCGTCGCGCGCCATCATCTTCGATGGCGACATGAAAATGGCCGGCTCGGCGCAGGCGGAGATCACCCAGTATTATCCGCAGCCCGGATGGGTGGAGCACGACGCCGCCGAAATCTGGCAATCCGTCGTCGATACTGTGCGCAAGGCGATTATCGATGCTGGTATTGACGCCGCCGATATCACCGCGATCGGCATCACCAACCAGCGCGAGACAGCGGTCGTCTGGGATCGCAGGTCCGGCACACCGCTTCATCGCGCAATCGTCTGGCAGGACAGGCGCACCGCGGAAATGTGCGAGAGCCTGAAGGCCGATGGATACGAGAAGCTGTTCAGCGCCAAGACGGGGCTGCTGCTCGACCCCTATTTCTCCGGAACGAAGCTGCGCTGGCTGCTCGACAATGTCGATGGCCTGCGTGAGAAGGCCGAGGCCGGTGATGTCTGCTTCGGCACGATCGACAGCTGGCTGATCTACAATCTGACTGATGGACGCGTGCATGCCACCGATGCGACCAATGCATCGAGAACGCTGCTTTACAATATCGACGACGGTGCGTGGGACGAGGAGCTTCTCGGCATTCTTCGCATTCCGTCCGCCATGCTTCCTGAGGTCAGGGAATGTGCCGATGATTTCGGCCGCGTCGACAAGGCGCTGTTCGGCGCGGAACTTCCGATCCTCGGGGTCGCCGGCGACCAGCAGGCGGCGGCCATGGGCAATGCCTGTTTCGAGCCCGGGATGATGAAATCCACCTATGGCACCGGCTGCTTTGCCCTGTTGAACACCGGCCGGGATCGTGTTTCCTCCTCCAACCGGATGTTGACGACGATCGCCTGCCGGCTCGACGGCGAGACGACCTATGCGCTCGAAGGCTCGATCTTCATCGCCGGTGCTGCCGTGCAATGGCTGCGCGACGGCCTCGGCATCATCGGCCAGGCATCCGAGGCAGGAGTGCTTGCCGCCAAGGCCGATCCCGGGCAGCAGGTCTATATCGTTCCGGCCTTCACCGGCCTCGGCGCGCCCTACTGGGATCCGGCGGCGCGGGGCGCGATCTTCGGTCTGACGCGAAACAGCGGGCCGGCGGAATTCGCCCGCGCCGTGCTTGAATCCGTCGCCTACCAGACGCTCGATCTGCTGGTGGCAATGAAGAAAGACTGGGGCGCCAACCAGCTGGAAACGGTGCTGCGCGTTGACGGCGGCATGGCGGATTCGGATTGGACGATGCAGTGCCTGGCCGACATGACCGGAAACCCTGTCGACCGCTCGGCGATCCGCGAGACGACGGCGCTCGGCGCAGCCTGGCTTGCCGGCTCGAAAGCCGGCATCTGGCCCGGCAAGCGGGATTTTGCCAAAGCCTGGGCCTGCGACCGCCGCTTCAGCCCTTCGATGGATGAGACCGAGCGGCAGGGCAAGATCATCGGCTGGAAGAATGCCGTCACCAGAATGATTTCGGACGCCTCGGCGGGATAG
- a CDS encoding ABC transporter ATP-binding protein codes for MARITLDHIRHAYGANPKSDKDYSLKEVDHEWNDGGAYALLGPSGCGKTTLLNIISGLLQPSHGRILFDGNDVTNLSTQSRNIAQVFQFPVIYDTMTVYDNLAFPLRNRGVAEADVDRRVRDILEMIDLAGWARRKAQGLTADQKQKISLGRGLVRNDVNAILFDEPLTVIDPHMKWVLRSQLKRLHKQFGFTMVYVTHDQTEALTFAEKVVVMYDGQIVQIGTPAELFERPSHTFVGYFIGSPGMNFMPAKIEGSAVKVGDETLTLDYAPKTSGTAKTELGIRPEFIRLGREGMQVTISKVEDIGRQKIVRARFAGQPIAIVVTEDADIPADARVTFDPSAISIYADSWRVGREA; via the coding sequence ATGGCACGCATCACGCTCGACCATATCCGCCACGCCTACGGCGCCAATCCGAAGTCCGACAAGGATTATTCGCTGAAGGAAGTCGACCACGAATGGAACGATGGCGGCGCCTATGCGCTGCTCGGCCCTTCCGGCTGCGGCAAGACCACGCTGCTCAACATCATCTCCGGCCTGCTGCAGCCCTCGCACGGCCGCATCCTCTTCGACGGCAACGATGTCACGAACCTTTCGACGCAGAGCCGCAACATCGCCCAGGTTTTCCAGTTCCCCGTCATCTACGACACGATGACCGTTTACGACAATCTCGCCTTTCCCCTGCGCAACCGCGGTGTGGCCGAGGCGGATGTCGACCGGCGTGTCCGCGATATCCTCGAGATGATCGATCTCGCCGGTTGGGCCAGGCGCAAGGCGCAGGGCCTTACCGCCGATCAGAAGCAGAAGATCTCGCTCGGCCGCGGACTGGTGCGCAACGACGTCAACGCCATCCTTTTCGACGAGCCGCTGACCGTCATCGATCCGCATATGAAATGGGTGCTGCGTTCGCAGCTGAAGCGGCTGCACAAGCAGTTCGGCTTTACCATGGTCTATGTCACCCACGACCAGACCGAGGCGCTGACCTTCGCCGAAAAGGTCGTCGTCATGTATGACGGCCAGATCGTCCAGATCGGCACGCCGGCCGAGCTCTTCGAGCGGCCGAGCCATACCTTCGTCGGCTATTTCATCGGTTCGCCGGGCATGAATTTCATGCCGGCCAAGATCGAGGGCAGCGCGGTCAAGGTTGGAGACGAGACCCTGACGCTCGATTACGCGCCGAAGACGTCAGGCACCGCCAAAACCGAACTCGGAATCCGTCCCGAATTCATTCGTCTCGGACGGGAGGGCATGCAGGTCACGATCAGCAAGGTCGAGGATATCGGCCGGCAGAAGATCGTGCGCGCCCGCTTTGCCGGCCAGCCGATCGCCATCGTCGTGACTGAAGACGCCGACATTCCCGCGGACGCCCGCGTCACCTTCGATCCGTCCGCCATCAGCATCTACGCCGACAGTTGGCGTGTCGGCAGGGAGGCCTGA
- a CDS encoding ABC transporter permease, with translation MSLQTPLPATIGLPRLIAGGLVRYGLILALVAVFAAFSVATPTFLTPANLQSILVNNFTLLAIVSIAMTFAVASGGIDLSVGTAMDFASFAFVSLVLAGQPVAVAALAGLAAGAFVGAFNALLISRIGVSPFLATLGTLFIGRSVQQLLTNGGNPVYLPPNGVPEAFRFLGHGTIAGFPVPLAAAIVVIAAAAVVFARTRFGRVILSIGIQPGVVRYSGIAAPAHVAVTFILVGLIAAIAGLILTATVTTYIPSSGNAFLLNAIGATFIGTTLSPLGRPNVGGTVLGALLLSIVANGLLLTDLNFYWQQVGTGTLIFAVLALSFINRKAAGTA, from the coding sequence ATGTCGCTCCAGACCCCTCTCCCCGCCACCATCGGCTTACCGCGTCTCATCGCCGGCGGCCTAGTGCGCTATGGGCTGATCCTCGCCCTGGTTGCGGTATTTGCCGCCTTCTCCGTGGCAACCCCGACTTTCCTGACGCCTGCCAACCTGCAGAGCATTCTGGTCAACAATTTCACGCTGCTTGCCATCGTCTCCATCGCCATGACCTTCGCCGTCGCATCGGGCGGCATCGATCTTTCGGTGGGAACGGCGATGGATTTTGCGAGCTTCGCCTTCGTTTCGCTCGTCCTCGCCGGGCAGCCGGTGGCAGTCGCCGCACTCGCGGGACTAGCCGCCGGAGCATTCGTCGGTGCCTTCAACGCGCTGCTGATTTCAAGGATCGGCGTGTCGCCGTTCCTCGCCACGCTCGGCACGCTGTTCATCGGCCGCAGCGTGCAGCAACTGCTGACCAATGGCGGCAATCCGGTCTATCTGCCGCCGAACGGAGTGCCGGAAGCCTTCCGGTTTCTCGGCCACGGCACGATCGCCGGCTTCCCGGTGCCGCTTGCCGCGGCCATCGTCGTCATCGCGGCGGCTGCGGTCGTTTTTGCCCGCACGCGTTTCGGCCGCGTCATCCTGTCGATCGGCATCCAGCCGGGGGTCGTGCGCTATTCCGGCATCGCCGCGCCGGCCCATGTCGCGGTGACTTTCATCCTGGTCGGATTGATCGCGGCAATCGCCGGCCTGATCCTGACCGCAACCGTCACCACCTACATCCCCTCCTCGGGCAATGCCTTCCTGCTGAATGCGATCGGCGCGACCTTCATCGGCACGACGCTCAGCCCGCTCGGACGGCCGAATGTCGGCGGGACCGTTCTCGGCGCGTTGTTGCTCAGCATCGTCGCCAATGGCCTGCTGCTGACCGATCTGAACTTCTATTGGCAGCAGGTTGGTACGGGAACGCTGATCTTCGCCGTGCTCGCCCTGAGCTTCATCAACAGAAAGGCCGCCGGCACGGCTTAA
- a CDS encoding ABC transporter substrate-binding protein — MRRHLLTTTAGLLLAMTASAYAGMDEAKTFLDKEVGDLSALPRADQEKEMQWFVDAAKPFAGLDIKVVSETITTHEYESKVLAPAFTAITGIKITHDLIGEGDVVEKLQTQMQSGENIYDAYINDSDLIGTHWRYQQARSLTDWMANEGKDVTNPGLDIDDFIGKSFTTAPDGKLYQLPDQQFANLYWFRYDWFNDEKNKADFKAKYGYDLGVPVNWSAYEDIAEFFTGREIDGKKVFGHMDYGKKDPSLGWRFTDAWLSMAGNGDKGIPNGKPVDEWGIKVDENSRPVGSCVARGGDTNGPAAVYSIQKYLDWMKAYAPAAAQGMTFSESGPVPSQGEVAQQMFTYTAFTADFVKEGLPVVNADGTPKWRFAPSPHGVYWKDGMKLGYQDAGSWTLMKSTPDDRAKAAWLYAQFVTSKTVDVKKSHMGLTFIRQSTLDHKSFTDRAPKLGGLIEFYRSPARLQWSPTGTNVPDYPKLAQLWWQAIGDASSGAKTAQGAMDSLCAEQEKVLQRLERAKVQGDIGPKLAEEHDLAYWNADAVKNGNLAPQLKIENEKDKPVTVNYDELVKSWQKK, encoded by the coding sequence ATGCGAAGGCACTTATTGACGACGACAGCAGGCTTGCTGCTGGCAATGACAGCATCGGCTTATGCCGGCATGGACGAGGCCAAGACGTTCCTCGACAAGGAAGTCGGTGATCTCTCGGCGCTTCCGCGCGCCGACCAGGAAAAGGAAATGCAGTGGTTCGTTGATGCTGCAAAGCCTTTCGCCGGCCTGGACATCAAGGTCGTGTCCGAAACTATCACGACCCATGAATACGAATCGAAGGTGCTGGCGCCCGCCTTCACGGCGATCACCGGCATCAAAATCACGCACGACCTCATCGGCGAAGGCGACGTGGTCGAGAAGCTGCAGACGCAGATGCAGTCGGGCGAAAACATATATGACGCCTATATCAACGATAGCGACCTGATCGGCACCCATTGGCGCTATCAGCAGGCCCGCTCGCTGACCGACTGGATGGCCAACGAAGGCAAGGATGTCACCAATCCCGGCCTCGACATCGACGACTTCATCGGCAAGTCCTTCACCACGGCGCCTGACGGCAAGCTCTACCAGCTGCCTGACCAGCAGTTCGCGAACCTCTATTGGTTCCGTTACGACTGGTTCAACGACGAGAAGAACAAGGCGGACTTCAAGGCGAAGTACGGCTACGATCTCGGCGTGCCGGTCAACTGGTCGGCCTATGAGGATATTGCCGAGTTCTTCACCGGCCGCGAGATCGACGGCAAGAAGGTCTTCGGTCATATGGACTACGGCAAGAAGGACCCATCGCTCGGATGGCGCTTCACCGATGCCTGGCTGTCGATGGCCGGCAACGGCGACAAGGGCATCCCGAACGGCAAGCCGGTCGATGAATGGGGCATCAAGGTCGACGAGAACTCCCGTCCGGTCGGCTCGTGCGTCGCGCGCGGCGGCGATACCAACGGCCCTGCTGCGGTCTATTCCATCCAGAAATATCTGGACTGGATGAAGGCCTATGCACCGGCTGCCGCCCAGGGCATGACCTTCTCCGAGTCCGGCCCGGTCCCATCGCAGGGCGAAGTCGCCCAGCAGATGTTCACCTACACGGCCTTCACAGCCGATTTCGTCAAGGAAGGCCTGCCGGTCGTCAATGCGGACGGCACGCCGAAATGGCGGTTCGCACCGAGCCCGCATGGTGTCTACTGGAAGGACGGCATGAAGCTCGGCTATCAGGACGCAGGTTCGTGGACGCTGATGAAGTCCACGCCTGACGACCGCGCCAAGGCGGCCTGGCTCTATGCCCAGTTCGTCACCTCGAAGACCGTCGACGTGAAGAAGAGCCACATGGGCCTGACCTTCATTCGCCAGTCGACGCTGGATCACAAGTCCTTCACCGATCGTGCGCCGAAGCTCGGCGGCCTGATCGAATTCTATCGTTCGCCCGCCCGCCTGCAGTGGTCGCCGACCGGTACGAACGTTCCTGACTATCCGAAGCTCGCTCAGCTTTGGTGGCAGGCGATTGGTGATGCCTCTTCCGGCGCCAAGACGGCGCAGGGGGCGATGGACTCGCTCTGCGCCGAACAGGAAAAGGTGCTGCAGCGCCTGGAACGCGCCAAGGTCCAGGGCGACATTGGCCCGAAACTCGCCGAGGAGCATGATCTCGCCTATTGGAACGCGGATGCGGTGAAGAACGGCAACCTTGCCCCGCAGCTGAAGATCGAGAACGAGAAGGACAAGCCGGTCACTGTCAACTACGACGAACTCGTCAAGAGCTGGCAGAAGAAGTAA
- a CDS encoding DUF2160 domain-containing protein, producing MNFSWMAWTLPTTLFFLTILALLIAMSVWEYFSPGGSPRTGVLRFETTRGDRLFISLLGSAFIHLAWLGLGGPNLWWALAISVVYAIGVFRYV from the coding sequence ATGAATTTTTCCTGGATGGCCTGGACGCTGCCGACAACGCTGTTCTTCCTGACGATCCTGGCGCTTCTGATCGCCATGAGTGTCTGGGAATATTTTTCGCCCGGCGGCTCGCCGCGCACGGGCGTGCTGCGTTTCGAGACGACGCGCGGCGACCGGCTCTTCATTTCGCTGCTGGGCAGCGCTTTCATTCATCTTGCATGGCTTGGGCTCGGTGGGCCCAACCTGTGGTGGGCTCTTGCCATCTCCGTGGTCTACGCCATCGGCGTCTTCCGCTACGTGTGA